A single region of the Biomphalaria glabrata chromosome 15, xgBioGlab47.1, whole genome shotgun sequence genome encodes:
- the LOC129923157 gene encoding LOW QUALITY PROTEIN: solute carrier family 2, facilitated glucose transporter member 4-like (The sequence of the model RefSeq protein was modified relative to this genomic sequence to represent the inferred CDS: inserted 2 bases in 1 codon; substituted 1 base at 1 genomic stop codon), whose protein sequence is MSDSLLTMLWAMTEALFCVGGMMGGVSAYGLYFAPMKGLNSAVAPLYLIEIAPISLRGFCGTCNQLSITFGVLIGGILGMKLVLGTETLWPILVASPTIPAIYSLVTLTFCPESPKYLLVXIKDDDAAEAALIWLRKTSDVSEEMEAMKKERQDLRNSPKVTKVRSVHTLVCLSAIYQVHKGQQLLVYLILKLILFIFQHLHHLSYTSQGLKWVLYFLIFLGFTRVDKTTQRYQIEIFSVLDLMRTSGLRWPLIICTVLHMSQQFSGSNAVVYYCTSIFISAGLSKETSXYATVATGVVIVMMTFISSLIMDRAGRGTLHMVGLVGMCISSVVLVVCLSLQKTLPWLSYISIVAVIIYTCLFATGPGPIPWFMVTEMFAQGPRSAPVSVSMVTEMFAQGPRSAAVSVSMVTEMFEQGPRSAAVSVSMVTEMFAQGPWSAAVSVSMVTEMFAQGPRSAAVSVSMVTEMFAQGPRSAAVSVSMVTEMFAQGPRSAAVNVSMVTEMFAQGPRSAAVSVSMVTEMFAQGPRSATVSVSMVTEMFVQGPRSAAVSVSVVINWLCNFAVGLVFPILQKSLETYSFLPFSVMLLLFFIFTYMFVPETKGKSISEITQLFKSPLWINQNPEISTKAQRTDTAPKS, encoded by the exons tATGGTTTGTATTTTGCTCCAATGAAAGGTTTAAACTCTGCTGTTGCACCATTGTATCTTATCGAAATAGCACCAATTTCCCTGCGAGGTTTTTGTGGAACTTGCAACCAGTTGTCAATCACATTTGGAGTTCTCATCGGAGGAATTCTGGGAATGAAACTTGTACTGGGCACTGAAACCCTTTGGCCAATACTAGTCG ctagtccaactattCCTGCAATATACAGTCTTGTGACCTTGACCTTTTGCCCAGAGTCTCCAAAATATCTGCTGGT AATAAAAGATGATGATGCGGCTGAAGCAG CTCTGATTTGGTTAAGAAAAACAAGCGATGTGTCTGAAGAGATGGAGGCCATGAAGAAAGAACGACAGGACCTCAGGAACTCAccaaag GTCACTAAGGTCAGAAGTGTACACACACTTGTATGTCTGTCGGCAATATATCAAGTGCACAAAGGCCAGCAACTCCTTGTGTATCTCATAttaaaacttattttgtttatctttcaacatttacatcatctgtcctatacatcacaaggtctgaaatgggtactttactttttaatttttttagggtTTACTAGAGTTGACAAAACTACCCAGAgatatcaaattgaaata tTTAGTGTGCTTGATTTGATGAGGACCAGTGGTTTGCGATGGCCACTAATTATATGCACAGTACTACACATGTCTCAACAGTTTTCTGGCAGCAATGCT GTGGTCTACTACTGTACAAGTATTTTTATCTCAGCTGGTCTGAGCAAGGAGACTTCTTAGTATGCTACGGTAGCCACAGGTGTTGTAATAGTCATGATGACCTTCATATCTTCCCTGATCATGGACCGGGCAGGCAGAGGAACTCTGCACATGGTTGGCCTCGTGGGCATGTGTATCTCCTCAGTAGTACTAGTTGTTTGCCTTTCACTGCAG aaaacATTGCCCTGGCTATCATACATAAGCATTGTGGCTGTCATCATCTACACCTGTCTCTTTGCTACTGGACCAG GACCAATACCTTGGTTCATGGTGACTGAGATGTTTGCGCAGGGTCCTAGGTCAGCCCCTGTCAGTGTTTCCATGGTGACTGAGATGTTTGCGCAGGGGCCTAGGTCAGCCGCAGTCAGTGTTTCCATGGTGACTGAGATGTTTGAGCAGGGTCCTAGGTCAGCCGCTGTCAGTGTTTCCATGGTGACTGAGATGTTTGCGCAGGGTCCTTGGTCAGCCGCTGTCAGTGTTTCCATGGTGACTGAGATGTTTGCGCAGGGTCCTAGGTCAGCCGCTGTCAGTGTTTCCATGGTGACTGAGATGTTTGCGCAGGGTCCTAGGTCAGCCGCTGTCAGTGTTTCCATGGTGACTGAGATGTTTGCGCAGGGTCCTAGGTCAGCCGCTGTCAATGTTTCCATGGTGACTGAGATGTTTGCGCAGGGTCCTAGGTCAGCCGCTGTCAGTGTTTCCATGGTGACTGAGATGTTTGCGCAGGGTCCTAGGTCAGCCACTGTCAGTGTTTCCATGGTGACTGAGATGTTTGTGCAGGGTCCTAGGTCAGCCGCTGTCAGTGTTTCCGTGGTAATCAACTGGCTGTGCAACTTTGCTGTTGGCTTAGTATTTCCTATTTTACAG AAGTCACTAGAAACATATTCCTTCCTGCCTTTCTCCGTCATGCTGTTGTTGTTCTTCATCTTCACCTATATGTTTGTCCCAGAGACCAAAGGCAAAAGTATTTCTGAGATTACCCAGCTGTTTAAATCTCCCCTATGGATAAATCAGAATCCAGAAATTTCTACAAAAGCTCAAAGAACAGATACAGCACCCAAGTCTTGA